The Eriocheir sinensis breed Jianghai 21 chromosome 4, ASM2467909v1, whole genome shotgun sequence genome has a segment encoding these proteins:
- the LOC126980712 gene encoding legumain-like gives MTIRLPLAVVVAVVVIIESVVELRGESNAIDVDAVGPLLQATSKSRDQHHGELWAVLVAGSNSWMNYRHQADVCHAYQILHKHGVPDDHIIVMMYDDLANNVDNPTPGVVINRPGGPDVYAGVPKDYSGKDVTPENFLKVLQGDAKGMRGTGSGRVLQSGPNDRVFINMVDHGAPGIFAFPDEYLNATDFANTLIGMHRDKRFHEMVVYVEACESGSLFENLLPKDIEVYALSASSPRQHSYACYFDNKLGTYLGDVFSVKWMEDSDIENLRRESLKSQFVLVREEVTTSTVMHWGELSIGSRKMARFLGGKKSSHPHSRPTTQHLQFPADPCVNSSVPSPDVPLAILQAKKHSATTPEEREHLQEQLDILHEKRRALKLAMHELAREVTGDTEVAANMVSGRHQLHDIIRWPCYMDAVRIFHTRCINLAQNPYALRLVDTFINLCEHGYTADQVLRATTSVCPFSPKNVL, from the exons ATGACGATACGGCTTcccttggcggtggtggtggctgtggtggtgataatagaaTCTGTTGTGGAGTTGCGGGGTGAGAGCAATGCTATcgatgtggatgctgtgggacCTCTTCTGCAGGCCACCTCGAAGTCCCGCGACCAACATCACGGTGAGCTGTGGGCTGTGTTGGTCGCTGGTTCGAACTCCTGGATGAACTACCGGCACCAG GCGGATGTGTGCCACGCCTACCAAATCCTACACAAACATGGGGTTCCTGACGACCACATAATTGTCATGATGTATGATGACCTTGCCAACAACGTGGA caacCCAACTCCCGGCGTGGTAATCAACCGTCCTGGGGGCCCCGACGTGTATGCTGGCGTACCCAAGGACTACTCCGGCAAGGATGTGACACCAGAGAACTTCCTGAAGGTGCTGCAGGGGGATGCGAAGGGCATGAGGGGCACAGGCTCTGGTCGGGTGCTCCAGAGTGGCCCCAATGACCGGGTGTTCATCAATATGGTGGACCACGGAGCGCCAGGCATCTTCGCATTCCCAGACGAGTACCTGAATGCCACGGACTTCGCCAATACACTCATCGGCATGCATAGAGACAAGAGATTCCATGAG ATGGTTGTTTACGTGGAGGCGTGTGAGTCGGGGTCGCTCTTCGAAAACCTCCTCCCGAAAGACATAGAAG TGTACGCCCTGAGTGCCTccagtcctcgccagcactcctaTGCCTGTTACTTCGACAACAAGCTGGGCACCTACTTGGGCGACGTGTTCAGTGTCAAGTGGATGGAGGACTCTGACATT GAGAACCTTCGCCGGGAGAGCCTCAAGTCTCAGTTCGTGCTGGTGAGGGAGGAagtcaccacctccaccgtcaTGCACTGGGGCGAACTCAGCATTGGCAGCAGGAAGATGGCGCGCTTCCTCGGCGGCAAAAAATCCAGCCACCCCCACTCACGCCCGACCACCCAGCACTTGCAGTTCCCCGCTGACCCCTGTGTG AACTCCTCCGTCCCCAGCCCTGATGTGCCCCTGGCCATCCTGCAAGCCAAGAAGCACTCCGCCACCACCCCTGAGGAACGAGAGCATTTGCAGGAGCAGCTTGATATCCTACACGAG aAACGCCGAGCTCTGAAGTTGGCCATGCATGAGTTGGCACGGGAGGTGACCGGGGACACAGAAGTGGCCGCTAATATGGTGAGCGGACGGCACCAGCTCCACGACATCATCCGCTGGCCCTGCTACATGGATGCCGTCAGGATCTTCCACACCCGCTGCATCAATCTGGCGCAG aaCCCGTATGCCCTGCGACTGGTGGACACGTTCATCAACCTCTGCGAACACGGCTACACGGCTGACCAGGTGCTGCGGGCAACGACCTCCGTGTGCCCCTTCAGCCCCAAGAACGTGCtgtga